In Theileria parva strain Muguga chromosome 4 map unlocalized ctg_529, whole genome shotgun sequence, one DNA window encodes the following:
- a CDS encoding putative integral membrane protein → MGWHIQKYIAKAGRAVNPLTWYKAWNNNQGKQLSDVARSIAYGLNNEFAQIGRVSQYRYWWWANPLGAGLVVYGIYKFWYLSYMAHKQRKVAQVVAGAYGQGGQWLNPVPK, encoded by the exons ATGGGATGGCATATTCAGAAGTATATCGCCAAGGCAGGTAGAGCTGTTAACCCACTCACATGGTATAAAGCCTGGAACAATAACCAGGGGAAACAGTTATCAGATGTGGCAAGGAGCATCGCATATGGGCTAAATAATGAATTCGCACAAATCGGAAGAGTAAGCCAGTACAGATACTGGTGGTGGGCCAATCCACTAGGAGCAGGACTGGTTGTTTATGGAATCTATAAGTTTTGGTACCTTTCATACATGGCACATAAACAACGGAAAg TTGCCCAAGTAGTCGCAGGAGCCTATGGTCAGGGAGGCCAGTGGCTTAACCCAGTCccaaaataa
- the RH50 gene encoding DEAD/DEAH box helicase family protein codes for MSRRLPVSVYKRINTQSFKSNPYIFNKNLNDKYKFENDIENRTISQNSTNITTHPSVKLHPALKYSLVANNLLTKLNEIQESSYLSIVSGKDVTIHSPTGTGKTIAYLLPILNNVYHIHDMLERLMFKDDPSVSKYDEEIRNLSMAWNYKLGHSLLPSNIVNYRQDIDGLKSVGNKMYEKYKDGTTLDKLLDVLYLHEPRTMKMLGLPTVPMKIWRKRSKNSIYRSIMANPLGSVRCVVILVPNKDLVSQVISYINKIDILGRVSVQTLSSICLSPESTTPETSATTEKTQKVEKSVSERDTVSVGTEDAENNSDKDTINLFYEDQLKMIENVPVKQVEEIEVETMSINMPNRVNKIMTRTARNDYSIDGLIPDTINYKKQPLITSDNIQWGCVDIVVSTVQNFVFEVLNFTRRGIYPICLVFDEVDMLFENNASRSSIFEIISKLRPRPRTYNPLVDVEKRTPKAPPPVQIINVGSTINFGGLQTCGSMIFERFNTSRLVFSEQNHVISSELNFEKTDSNQKLDCLVKLIVDNPVKKTLVYCNSLKNCKLIYDTLRKHDWPVLSFHRKSALATRLAILKTFEEDEPRILVATDLVTRGINVSGDHIINYDFPTSSTTFFHRIKNPKAKVTSILTEDSELSDQIIHFTKVKKPINQILSRKRSLRKSLDRIKFEKMSSSVKNSRKMSDRLSDKAADRGFFNSRLVIEKEVPGDTKYRRIPLKKRLISILNNFN; via the exons atgtCTAGAAGACTTCCAGTTTCTGTGTATAAAAGGATTAATACACAGTCCTTTAAAAGCAATCCATATATCttcaataaaaatttaaatgataagtataaatttgaaaatgatatagAAAATCGTACAATATCGCAAAATTCAACAAATATAACAACACATCCCTCAGTTAAACTTCATCCAGCCTTAAAGTATTCACTTGTAGCAAATAACCTTTTAACTAAGTTAAATGAGATTCAAGAATCTTCATATCTTTCAATTGTAAGTGGAAAGGATGTTACAATACACTCTCCAACag GCACTGGAAAGACTATCGCATATTTACttccaattttaaataatgtgtacCATATTCACGACATGCTTGAACGGTTAATGTTTAAAGACGATCCTTCAGTTTCTAAATATGACGAAGAAATACGGAATTTATCAATGGCTTGGAATTATAAACTTGGCCATTCTCTACTTCCTTCTAATATAGTCAACTACCGACAAGATATTGATGGACTTAAATCAGTAGGTAACAAAATgtatgaaaaatataaagatGGCACTACACTTGACAAGTTACTGGATGTTTTATATCTACATGAGCCTAGGACTATGAAGATGTTAGGCCTTCCAACAGTTCCGATGAAGATTTGGAGAAAGAGGTCAAAGAACTCCATCTATAGAAGTATAATGGCAAACCCATTAGGATCAGTTCGCTGTGTAGTGATTCTGGTTCCAAATAAGGACTTAGTATCACAGGTGATATCCTACATTAACAAGATCGACATTCTTGGTAGGGTTTCAGTACAGACTCTATCAAGTATATGTTTATCTCCAGAATCTACCACTCCAGAAACAAGTGCAACAACTGAAAAAACACAGAAAGTTGAAAAATCTGTTTCAGAACGGGATACTGTAAGCGTTGGAACTGAGGATGCCGAAAACAATTCTGATAAGGATACcattaacttattttacgAGGAccaattaaaaatgatagaGAATGTTCCAGTTAAACAAGTGGAAGAAATAGAGGTTGAAACAATGTCGATCAATATGCCTAACAGAGTTAACAAGATAATGACTAGAACTGCTAGAAATGACTATTCAATAGATGGACTAATTCCCGATACAATCAATTATAAGAAACAACCACTAATAACTTCTGACAATATACA gTGGGGATGTGTTGACATAGTCGTTAGTACTGTACAGAATTTCGTTTTCGaggttttaaattttacaagaaGGGGGATTTATCCGATTTGTCTAGTTTTCGACGAGGTGGATATGCTCTTCGAGAATAACGCATCCAGGAGTAGTATTTTCGAAATCATTTCAAAGCTTCGCCCAAGACCACGAACATATAATCCCCTAGTGGATGTAGAAAAAAGAACTCCAAAGGCTCCACCACCAGTGCAGATAATAAATGTGGGCTCTACTATAAATTTTGGTGGTCTCCAAACCTGCGGAAGTATGATTTTTGAGAGGTTTAATACTAGCAGGCTGGTCTTTTCTGAGCAAAACCATGTGATCAGCTCCGAATTGAATTTTGAGAAAACTGATTCTAACCAAAAACTAGACTGCTTAGTAAAGCTTATCGTGGATAATCCAGTTAAAAAAACACTGGTATACTGTAATTCTCTGAAGaactgtaaattaatatatgaCACGCTTAGAAAACATGATTGGCCAGTTTTGTCGTTTCATAGAAAATCAGCTCTAGCCACAAGACTTGCAATCCTTAAAACATTTGAAGAGGACGAGCCTAGAATTCTGGTCGCTACAGACCTTGTTACCAGGGGAATCAACGTATCTGGAGATcacataataaattatgactTTCCAACCTCTTCAACAACATTCTTCCACAGAATCAAAAATCCGAAGGCCAAAGTTACTAGTATATTGACTGAGGATTCTGAACTTTCCGACCAGattattcattttactAAAGTTAAGAAACCGATAAACCAGATCCTTTCTAGGAAAAGGTCACTTAGGAAGAGCCTAGACAGAATAAAGTTTGAAAAGATGTCTAGTAGTGTAAAGAATAGTAGGAAAATGAGTGATAGATTGAGTGATAAAGCCGCTGATAGAGGATTTTTCAATTCAAGGTTAGTAATTGAGAAGGAAGTTCCAGGCGATACGAAGTATAGAAGAATTCCCCTTAAAAAGAGACTAATAAGTATCTTAAACAACTTTAACTAA
- a CDS encoding putative integral membrane protein: protein MGSEMFDWSEFTKGFTNPSHFKSNWLPELLSGLASFSSFIIIHLLSICSRHIAVAFKVPDQNIGIYLSKLYGLRASFIFLGSALECIVNYYGFLEREWMSFFSFCLIFFVRFAFVMCLYVSQKPALHAYYILNLEAFFFGIFQMSYFSLIPKFAPRAAVFLDFSSVFVAFMQFLFDLCMFDEPIMILKSQAWLCILFTLVSCGGWYYYLFLAENRQSYLLDCDKEEKEEDNQFKCLNFKKYEYRKDMYKFRCQKRFRDHLKKVRYPFVILFLIFTLRNILYPSILPYGLLNRDDCHNINLFIPVALVLGSLTIYMTHGFWTEFKTRPGNYNLFFLLLFVPMIIITIVSISALHSETCFAKYIKGSPIRVLFLLLGLLYCSNVMQSLSYVAVANYVYYQSKCSPTKLSVLALHNLVASVCRYFTYKIGVGYACCRVENAYAMTVFHPTYRMNNIEATYYWVTASCKRAYKDVFNDFNLNIQEYI from the coding sequence ATGGGCTCAGAAATGTTTGATTGGTCTGAATTCACCAAAGGATTTACAAACCCTAGTCATTTTAAGAGTAATTGGCTTCCGGAATTACTTTCTGGGCTTGCTTCATTTAgttcatttattataattcatCTTTTAAGTATTTGCTCAAGGCACATTGCAGTTGCTTTTAAAGTCCCTGATCAGAATATTGGTATCTATCTTAGTAAATTGTACGGACTTCGAGCCTCtttcatatttttaggCTCTGCTCTTGAGTGTATTGTCAATTATTATGGATTCCTAGAACGTGAGTGGATGTCGTTCTTTTCATTTTGTTTAATCTTTTTTGTTAGATTTGCTTTTGTAATGTGTCTTTACGTATCCCAAAAGCCAGCCCTCCATGCctattacattttaaacctGGAGGCATTTTTCTTCGGTATCTTTCAAATGTCCTATTTTTCACTTATTCCAAAATTTGCTCCAAGAGCTGCAGTATTCTTAGATTTTTCATCAGTTTTTGTTGCATTTATGCAATTCTTATTTGATCTTTGTATGTTTGATGAGCCTATCATGATTCTTAAATCACAGGCCTGGTTATGTATTCTTTTCACATTGGTTTCATGTGGTGGATGGTACTATTACCTTTTCCTTGCCGAAAATAGGCAATCTTATTTATTGGATTGTGATAAAGAAGAAAAGGAGGAGGATAATCAATTTAAATGTctgaattttaaaaagtatGAATATAGGAAGgatatgtataaatttaggTGCCAAAAACGCTTTAGAGACCATCTTAAAAAGGTTCGTTACCCATTCGTTATcctatttttaatatttacattaaGGAATATTCTTTACCCGTCAATCCTTCCGTACGGTCTTCTGAATAGAGATGATTGCCacaatataaatttgtttataccTGTAGCCTTGGTATTAGGTTCACTGACAATTTACATGACTCATGGATTTTGGACTGAATTTAAAACACGTCCTGGAAATTACAATTTGTTTTTCCTTCTACTTTTTGTACCTATGATAATTATAACTATAGTTTCAATTTCAGCGCTTCATTCAGAAACATGTTTTGCAAAATATATAAAGGGGTCACCAATTCGCGTTTTATTCCTTTTGCTTGGATTGTTGTACTGTTCTAATGTTATGCAGTCACTTAGTTATGTCGCAGTTGCAAATTATGTTTACTACCAATCAAAGTGCAGTCCAACAAAGCTTAGTGTCCTGGCATTGCACAATCTGGTGGCAAGTGTTTGCCGCTACTTTACATATAAAATAGGAGTGGGTTACGCATGCTGTAGAGTAGAAAACGCATATGCAATGACAGTTTTCCATCCGACATATAGAATGAATAATATTGAAGCAACATATTACTGGGTCACAGCTTCATGTAAACGGGCATACAAGGACGTGTTTAATGACTTTAATCTAAATATTCAggaatatatttaa